The following DNA comes from Myxococcales bacterium.
TGGGCTTCGCGGCGCCTAAAGCTGTCGCCTTCGATGGGGATGATGTCGGCGTGGTGGATGATTCGATCGATAAGGGCGATGGCGCAGGTGGCGTTAGGGAAGATGGATGGCCAGTCTGAAAATGGCAGATTGGTCGTGAGCAGAATGCTCTTGTTCTCGTAGCGACGGGAGACGACTTGAAAGAGATGGTCGGCGTTTCGATTGTCGTAGGAGAGATAGCCGAGCTCGTCACATACGAGCGCGCCGGTTGGGCGTAGTGGCGTAGACGGCGATCGAGGCCGCGAGCGCTGTCCTGGCTGCCGAGGTCCATGAGGAGCTCTTCGGCTGTCACCGACAGGACCGAGTGGCCGTGAAGAATTGCTTGGTGAGCGACGTTCTTGGCTATCATGGTTTTGCCGAGTCCCTGCGGTGCCACCAGGATGAGATTGCGACCATGCTTGACGAAGTCGAGGCACAGCGTGGTCTCGACAGCATCGCGATCGATCCTCTTGGGCCATGCCAATTCAAAATCTGCCATGGCCTTGATCTTCCGAGGCGTGCGCGGGTGAGACGGCGCTCAAGACTGCGCTTTTGGCGGTCGGCAGTCTCGACCTTGGCAAGATGCTCCAGAAGCTGCGTCGGGCTCCAACGCTTTGTGGTTGCCGTTGCGAGGATATCATCGAGGTTTTCTGAAAGGTGGTGAAGACCAAGTGCGAACAAGTGTTGGGACAGGTTTATGATTCGTCCTCCGTGTCGCGTGCGAGCTCGTCGTATGGTTTGAGGTTGTGAGTGTCCACGCGCAGGTTCGCAATACGAGGGTCGCTGCTGACCGGTTGGGGCAGTGGCGGCCGAACGCCCTGTCGTCGGTTGTCGACATCCAGAATGTGCGCGACGGACGCTGCAGAGATGGCCCCCTGGGCGATCGCGCGTTCTATCGCCACCTGGAGCTTCTCGACACCAAACTGATCGAGCAGCCGGGTCAGGCGGACTGTCTCGTAAGACATCGATTGCCCGCGTAGGGCGAGCTGCTCAAGGAACGGCTTGCATGAAGGTATCACCTCGAGGAGCCGCCCCCGCCCGCGAAGCTCGCGTCCCCGCTGTTTTTGTTCCCGTAGTCCCGCCAGATGAGCGGGATCCTCGATGGTGCGCCCGCGTTCGTAGCATCGCTCGTGTCGAGCAAGGACATGGCCCGTTTCATCAAGTACTCGGACCGCCTTCTCCGAGCACGAAAGTGACAGCGCCTGGCCCACATGGGTATGGGGGATGGAGTAGTCGTTCAGATCGAAGCGCACATAGGGCTGTTTGCCTGACCTCACCGCAAGCAGCTTTTCGCAGGGGAAAGGGTTCTGTGGCAACGGCAATAGATGCACGCGTTCATCCTCGAACGCATCGGCCACCGGTCTCCTTTGTGGATCGGCTGGGCGCGGGCGGCAGTGAGCCACGGTATCCCCCGCCGTCCGCTCTGGAGTGACCCATCAGCGACACCGGGATGACGGCGGTGGCTCGGTCCGGCAGGCTCCTGCACGGCTTGGAGGTTGCACTTGGCAGCAGGACGGAAGATTCGGAACGAAGATGAGGCACAGGAGTATCTGGCGGCCGCGAAGCTGTCGCGAGTGAGCATCGGCGACTGGGCGCGGGCGCGTGGGATCGATGGGCGCTCGCTGCACGCCTGGGTGATGGCGCTGGAGCGGCGGACGCCGCAAAGTCGGGGACAGCGACGGGGCAAGGGGAAGGTGCCCCGGTCGGCCTTGGTGGAGCTTGTTCCCGCTCCACCTCGCGGCACTGTTGGAACTGCTCGTTACGTGGTCAAGCTCGCCGCGGGGCGGGTTGAGTTCGGCGACGATGCATCGATGGTGCTGCTGCGCCAGGTGATCGAGGTACTGCGCTCGTGCTGAGTTTCCCCGCGACCGTGCGCGTGTTCGTCGCGGTCGCGCCGCTCGACATGCGTGGATCCTTCGATGCGCTCGCCGGCGCCGTCAGGGGTCTCGGGCTCGATCCGGTCGACGGCCATCTGTACCTCTTCTTCAACAAGCGCCGGCGGCTGGCGAAGGCGTTGTGGTTCGACGGCTCGGGTTGGTGCGTGCTCGCCAAGCGACTCGAAGCCGGAAGCTTCCAGCTTCCGCCCCTCGACGGCGAAAAGCCCCAGGTCGCAATCGATGGCTCCGCCTTCGCTTCGCTCCTGGCCGGGATCGACTTCACCGCCGCTCGGCGGGGCTGGTATCGGCGAAAAGTGTAATTAGGGGATCGACACGGATCGTAGATCATGATCTCTACTGATCTGTGGACGAGCTCGAAGGCCTGCAAAGGGAGAACGCGGAGATGCGAAAGCAAATCGCGCAGCTCCTGTTCGAGCTGGCGCGGCTCAATGATCGCGTCGCCGAGCTGCTCGCCATCGCGCAACGCAAGCAGCGAAAACCGACCCCGACAGTAGCGCCGTCCGCGCCCGCATCACCACCGGTCGTCGAGGGCGAGCATCGACGCGCCTTCGAGGAGCGTCCGAAAGCGCCCGACAAGCCTGCCGAGGAGCCAGCGCCGAAGAAGCCGAGGAAGCCCACGGGCCGCAAACCGCTGCCCAAGCACCTCGAGGCGGAGGAGCATGAGCTGCGGCCGAAGGAGTGCGGCGACTGCGGCAGCGCAGCGTTAGACTTGGTGGACGAGCTCATCGAGGAGAAGCTCCACGTCGTCAAAGAGCATCAGCGCCGCCGCGTGGTTCGCCGCTACACGTGCCGCTGTCGCGCGTGTGGGGAGCGCACCACGATGCGATCGCTGCCCGCTCCGTATGAGCGATCCAAGGTTACCTGTGAATGGCTCGCGTGGCTCGTCTACCAGAAGTTCTGGCTGCTGACGCCGCTCGACCGCATCCGTCGCGACCTCGCGGAGCGCAGCATTCCGCTCGCGATGAGCACGCTCGTGACGTTCATCGAGCGCGCCTCCGATTTGCTGGCGGGCGTCGATCGCCTTCATTGGAAGCAGCTGCTCGGCAGCAGATGGATGGCGACGGACGGCACAGGATTGAAGGTACTCATTCCCAAGCTTCCCGCCGCCCACAACGGCTACATCGAGCTCTATCGCAACGACCAAGTCGCCGTCTTCCAGTACGAGGCTGACAAGAGCGGTGAGACCGTCGCCAAGAAGCTTGCGCCTTTCACTGGAACCCTCACCGAAGATGCCGAGCATCGCTTCAACGATGTATTCGCCTCGGGGCGCGTGCTGGAGGCGGGATGCAACGCTCACGGACGCCGGAAGTTCCGAGACGCCGAGGCAACCCAGCCCGTGCTCGCGGTCGAAGGGGGCGCATTCTTGGGCGCGATTTATGGCGAGGAGGAACGGGCCCGAAAGCTCGGCCTTCGTG
Coding sequences within:
- a CDS encoding IS66 family transposase yields the protein MRKQIAQLLFELARLNDRVAELLAIAQRKQRKPTPTVAPSAPASPPVVEGEHRRAFEERPKAPDKPAEEPAPKKPRKPTGRKPLPKHLEAEEHELRPKECGDCGSAALDLVDELIEEKLHVVKEHQRRRVVRRYTCRCRACGERTTMRSLPAPYERSKVTCEWLAWLVYQKFWLLTPLDRIRRDLAERSIPLAMSTLVTFIERASDLLAGVDRLHWKQLLGSRWMATDGTGLKVLIPKLPAAHNGYIELYRNDQVAVFQYEADKSGETVAKKLAPFTGTLTEDAEHRFNDVFASGRVLEAGCNAHGRRKFRDAEATQPVLAVEGGAFLGAIYGEEERARKLGLRGDQLLEHRQTFIRPLIAEFKRWLDAVSPTLLPSEPLAVAIRYYKNHHDALFRFVDDPLVPIDNSPTEREFQNVAKLRLNMLFAGSTEGAHRACVLLGIIATCRAQGVAAQAYLAWAFERLGTHRDVFGLPLDALTPAAFKKTLG
- the tnpB gene encoding IS66 family insertion sequence element accessory protein TnpB (TnpB, as the term is used for proteins encoded by IS66 family insertion elements, is considered an accessory protein, since TnpC, encoded by a neighboring gene, is a DDE family transposase.) — encoded protein: MLSFPATVRVFVAVAPLDMRGSFDALAGAVRGLGLDPVDGHLYLFFNKRRRLAKALWFDGSGWCVLAKRLEAGSFQLPPLDGEKPQVAIDGSAFASLLAGIDFTAARRGWYRRKV